The genomic region AATAAAAGAAAGTATCTTTATTCCAGAGAGTTTGAATAGAGCTATAACTAAGCCTATTATCACCCCTATAATCACTGCTACAAAGGATATTTCAATGGTTACTTTTAATCCTTCTACAAACAATGGTATATACTTGGCCATTGAACCAAAATCCATGTCATTCACCCTTTCTACAAAACTGCTGAAAAAGAAAGATAAGGGATAGGGTTTGTATGTTTCAAATCTTACCTATCCCTCTTCTCTTCTATTCGAGATTTATTCAAACCACTTTTCAACTAATTCATCGTATTTTCCTGAGTCTTTTATATTCTTTAGAGCTCCATTTATTTTGTCTAGTAATTCCTTTTCTCCCTTGGGCAATGCTATGGCAAAGGGTTCTTCCTCTTCATTAAGATCTTCAGGGATGACTGCCTCTATACCAGGATTTTTGTCTACATAAGCCTTGGCTATAGTATCCTCTATGATGACCGCCTCTACTCTTCCATTATTTAAGTCCAGCACAGCATCATTGGTCCGATTGTATTTTTTTACTTCAATACCCTCAAAGGATGAAATGACATCATCGCTAGTTGTACCCAATTGGGAAGCTACAATTTTTCCCTTTAATCGATCCATAGAATCAATATCCTTAGCTATCCCTTTTTTCACCAACAAAGCTTGGGAGGCTTTAAAATAAGAATCTGAGAAATCTACTTTCTCTAATCTATCTGGTTTGGGAGTCATTCCTGATATAGCCATATCTATCTTTCCAGTTTGAACAGCTGCCACTAATCCGTTAAAATCTATATCCTCAATTTTAATATCCACATCTAATTCCTTTGCGATCTCATTTAACAAATCAATATCGAAACCAACAATCATATCCTTCCCCTCTACTACTTCATGACTCTCAAAGGGTGGAAAGTCTGCACTAGTGCCTACCACTAAAGTGTCCTTCCCTTGAGATTGTTGTGATTCTTCTCCCTGACCCTCTGTCCCTTGTGCGCTATTACATCCTACAAATGCAATCATCAAAACAATAATAAGTAAAGTAAACATTCCCTTTTTCACGTTCTTGTTCCACCTTTCAATGTAAATTTAATAATAATTATACATATAATAGTATAATTATTCAATAGCTTTTTTAAAAAAAGACATCTT from Irregularibacter muris harbors:
- a CDS encoding basic amino acid ABC transporter substrate-binding protein; this encodes MKKGMFTLLIIVLMIAFVGCNSAQGTEGQGEESQQSQGKDTLVVGTSADFPPFESHEVVEGKDMIVGFDIDLLNEIAKELDVDIKIEDIDFNGLVAAVQTGKIDMAISGMTPKPDRLEKVDFSDSYFKASQALLVKKGIAKDIDSMDRLKGKIVASQLGTTSDDVISSFEGIEVKKYNRTNDAVLDLNNGRVEAVIIEDTIAKAYVDKNPGIEAVIPEDLNEEEEPFAIALPKGEKELLDKINGALKNIKDSGKYDELVEKWFE